One window of the Pieris brassicae chromosome 4, ilPieBrab1.1, whole genome shotgun sequence genome contains the following:
- the LOC123709094 gene encoding uncharacterized protein LOC123709094, which produces MKFLVLGLALLVAGSSAFPDVQGRQSEGELFADNFKKAIEAIQRYIVRNNLDPIVVARADRTIARFPYLNVRLFVEGLNFSGLSDIVIHTLDYSNVFSRFRYDLELPELDFVIADSGITGTVVSTNVNAKLAGKLTISNGRLAGEAYVQYNVVTGTVTITELVANLSIKAIKSDITLELLDNDLSEWLNNLLNVRIPNFLEENESDINRVLAVAIKAIAQLYLDNRPRPVA; this is translated from the exons ATGAAATTCCTCGTTCTTGGACTCGCTCTCCTCGTTGCCGGTTCATCGGCTTTCCCCGACGTTCAag GACGTCAGAGTGAGGGAGAATTGTTCGCTGACAACTTCAAAAAGGCTATTGAAGCTATCCAACGCTACATTGTCAGAAACAACCTAGACCCAATTGTAGTGGCAAGGGCTGACCGTACTATTGCTCGTTTCCC ATACCTGAACGTCCGACTCTTCGTTGAAGGTCTCAACTTCAGTGGTCTCAGCGACATCGTCATCCACACCTTGGACTACTCCAACGTCTTCAGCAGATTCCGTTACGACTTAGAACTCCCTGAACTTGACTTCGTCATCG ctGACTCTGGTATCACTGGCACAGTCGTTTCCACCAACGTCAATGCTAAATTGGCCGGAAA attgaCTATCTCAAACGGTCGTCTTGCTGGAGAAGCATATGTCCAGTATAATGTCGTCACAGGTACTGTAACGATCACTGAGCTCGTAGCCAACCTCAGCATCAAGGCAATcaag tctGACATCACCCTCGAACTTTTGGACAATGACCTCAGCGAATGGCTTAACAACTTACTCAACGTCAGAATCCCCAACTTCTTGGAGGAGAACGAG AGCGATATCAACAGAGTCCTTGCCGTTGCTATCAAGGCCATCGCCCAGTTGTACCTCGACAACAGACCAAGACCAGTCGCTTAA
- the LOC123708969 gene encoding uncharacterized protein LOC123708969 has translation MKPDELQSEEKVTGDVIGDTAYSERFVLKILLKLANLDTLKDEILDQAFEEDLCTLWDMTAERDVVLFLLQHDVLNLLSFAWPIIETPRIAEIVVGMIANMCCQKEAVIKLLKLVPFVKSLIECIKGNDSLILIQLLRLINSSLFLASSDNIQIWLRLFIEVGYSKHLYFILKNSSQKDLLINALENLNTICTYCNIEELWSDFFGHFVSVEALESVIIGYIEITETHRDLCEKEQFERILLISIQIILNLVGFDKSVSIFNNNKNDALKMITITFQYYENKLVNCKEIDMDLVDIVGSTISVINALKIIEISELDDYFMQSYKMWKTLHYMVDGQQVTENDHEDLVNVSKELQTSLSTLMFVYMEKCNEDNLLKALDEMNHDFDDVASFIENKCILNLVTERVSTYQTRLKEIVDC, from the coding sequence ATGAAACCTGATGAACTGCAATCGGAAGAAAAAGTCACAGGAGACGTCATAGGAGATACCGCCTATAGTGAACGGtttgttttaaagattttgttaaaattggcCAACCTCGACACGCTTAAAGACGAAATACTCGATCAGGCTTTTGAAGAAGACTTGTGCACCCTTTGGGACATGACAGCAGAAAGAGATGTGGTTCTATTTCTTCTACAGCATGATGTTCTTAATCTCCTTAGTTTTGCTTGGCCTATCATTGAAACACCACGCATTGCAGAAATTGTGGTTGGCATGATTGCAAATATGTGCTGCCAAAAGGAAGCTGTGATAAAACTACTTAAACTTGTGCCATTTGTGAAATCTCTCATAGAATGTATCAAAGGCAATGATAGTTTAATCCTAATTCAATTATTGCGTCTCATAAACTCAAGTCTTTTCCTTGCAAGTAGCGATAACATTCAAATTTGgttaagattatttatagaaGTTGGCTACTCTAagcatttatatttcattctaAAGAACTCTTCACAGAAGGACCTACTTATTAATgcattagaaaatttaaatactatttgcACATATTGTAATATAGAAGAACTGTGGTCAGATTTCTTTGGACATTTTGTAAGTGTTGAAGCTCTGGAAAGTGTAATCATAGGATATATTGAGATTACTGAAACACATAGAGATTTATGTGAGAAGGAACAATTTGAACGGATACTGCTTAtaagtatacaaataattttgaaccTAGTTGGTTTCGACAAGTctgtttctatttttaataacaacaaaaatgATGCACTAAAAATGATAACAATTACATTCCaatattatgaaaacaaaCTTGTCAACTGCAAGGAAATTGATATGGATCTTGTGGACATAGTTGGTTCTACAATTTCTGTTATTAATGCTTTGAAAATAATCGAAATAAGTGAGCTTGATGACTATTTCATGCAAAGCTATAAAATGTGGAAAACTTTACACTACATGGTTGATGGTCAGCAAGTCACtgaaaatgatcatgaagaTTTGGTTAATGTTTCTAAAGAACTTCAAACTTCATTAAGTACTTTAATGTTTGTGTATATGGAAAAATGTAATGAAGACAATTTACTTAAGGCTTTAGATGAAATGAATCATGACTTTGATGATGTCGCatcatttattgaaaataaatgtattttaaatttagtcaCAGAAAGAGTTTCTACTTATCAAACAAGGTTAAAGGAAATTGTTGATTGTTAA
- the LOC123709090 gene encoding acetylcholinesterase-like: protein MRVLVAAFAALLARALASPHEHRARHHAPEHASHFPIPAPPQPYRGHGEAVRYNPESDTILPRIDEHETSSKRARFEETETSSKRAHDERFYSNHERVEELMADEPHYGPDEEDPLIIRTRKGRVKGITLTAATGKKVDAWFGIPYAQKPIGDLRFRHPRPIESWGEEILNTTTLPHSCVQIIDTVFGDFPGAVMWNPNTDMQEDCLYINIVSPRPRPKNAAVMLWVFGGGFYSGTATLDIYDPKILVSEENVVYVSMQYRVASLGFLFFDTADVPGNAGLFDQIMALEWVKDNIAYFGGNPHNITLFGESAGAVSVSLHLLSPLSRNLFSQAILQSGAATAPWAIISREESILRGMRLAEAVHCPSSRTDIGPMIECLRQKSADELVNNEWGTLGICEFPFVPIIDGSFLDEMPRRSLVHQNFKKTNILLGSNTEEGYYFILYYLTELFPKEENVGISREQYLQAVRELNPYVNDVARQAIVFEYTDWINPEDPVKNRNALDKMVGDYHFTCGVNEFAHRYAETGNNVYMYYYKHRSKNNPWPSWTGVMHADEINYVFGEPLNPGKNYSPEEVEFSRRLMKYWANFARSGNPSINAGGDMIKEPWPVHTVSGREYLSLAVNSSSVGRGLRVKQCAFWQKYIPQLMVATSKQDPPQNCTNIAPGSQSSYIAVGFSYISVVSLNTMWFKYFKFLN from the exons ATGCGTGTGCTAGTCGCAGCGTTTGCGGCGCTGCTGGCTCGCGCTTTGGCAAGCCCGCACGAGCATCGAGCGCGGCACCATGCACCGGAGCACGCCTCACATTTCCCTATACCAGCACCTCCCCAACCATACCGAGGCCATGGGGAAGCTGTGAGATACAATCCCGAATCTGATACGATCCTCCCGCGCATAGACGAGCACGAAACCTCATCGAAGCGCGCAAGATTCGAGGAAACGGAAACTTCGTCTAAGCGAGCTCACGATGAACGATTCTACTCTAATCATGAGCGAGTCGAAGAACTCATGGCTGACGAACCTCATTATGGTCCAGATGAAGAAGATCCACTAATTATTCGAACTAGAAAAGGACGAGTAAAGGGAATTACACTTACTGCCGCAACCGGTAAAAAAGTAGATGCTTGGTTTGGAATACCATATGCTCAAAAGCCAATTGGTGACTTAAGGTTCAGGCACCCAAGACCCATTGAAAGCTGGGGTGAAGAAATACTGAATACAACAACACTGCCACATTCGTGCGTCCAAATTATTGATACAGTATTTGGGGATTTTCCCGGTGCTGTGATGTGGAATCCCAACACAGATATGCAGGAAGACtgcttatatataaatatagtctCACCGAGACCACGTCCGAAAAATGCAGCCGTGATGCTTTGGGTCTTCGGTGGGGGATTTTATTCTGGAACAGCCACCTTGGATATCTATGACCCTAAGATTCTTGTCTCTGAGGAAAATGTTGTGTACGTATCTATGCAGTATAGAGTTGCATCTTTGGGATTCTTATTTTTTGATACAGCTGATGTGCCCGGTAATGCAGGTCTATTTGATCAAATAATGGCCTTGGAGTGGGTTAAAGataatattgcatattttGGAGGGAATCCACACAACATAACACTGTTTGGCGAATCAGCCGGAGCCGTGTCAGTTTCACTTCATTTACTTTCACCGTTGTCAAGGAATTTATTTTCCCAGGCAATTTTGCAATCTGGAGCTGCAACAGCTCCTTGGGCTATTATTTCTAGAGAAGAGAGTATTCTTCGTGGAATGCGATTAGCAGAAGCAGTTCATTGTCCGAGCTCTAGAACAGATATAGGCCCAATGATAGAATGCTTACGGCAGAAAAGCGCTGACGAGTTGGTAAATAACGAATGGGGTACATTAGGTATATGTGAATTTCCATTTGTACCCATTATTGATGGCTCCTTTTTAGATGAGATGCCACGTCGGTCTCTAGTtcatcaaaattttaaaaagactaACATTCTCCTAGGTTCGAACACTGAAGAAggttattatttcatattgtacTATCTAACAGAACTGTTTCCAAAGGAAGAAAATGTTGGCATCTCTAGAGAACAATATCTTCAAGCTGTCAGAGAACTAAATCCTTACGTAAATGATGTAGCGCGTCAAGCAATTGTGTTCGAATATACAGATTGGATCAACCCGGAAGATCCAGTGAAAAACCGAAACGCTCTGGATAAAATGGTTGGTGATTACCATTTCACTTGTGGGGTCAATGAGTTCGCCCATCGATATGCGGAAACGGGTAATAACGTCTACATGTATTACTATAAACACCGGAGCAAGAACAATCCTTGGCCTTCTTGGACAGGTGTAATGCATGCTGacgaaattaattatgtatttggaGAACCTTTAAATCCCGGAAAGAACTATTCTCCAGAAGAAGTAGAATTCAGTAGACGACTTATGAAATATTGGGCAAATTTCGCAAGATCTgg GAATCCGTCTATAAACGCTGGTGGGGATATGATCAAGGAGCCATGGCCGGTGCATACAGTATCGGGTAGAGAATATCTCTCTCTGGCAGTGAATTCTAGTAGTGTAGGACGTGGATTACGAGTCAAACAATGTGCATTTTGGCAGAAATACATACCACAACTAATGGTCGCAACAA GTAAGCAGGATCCACCGCAGAACTGTACTAACATCGCACCTGGGTCCCAATCCTCGTATATTGCAGTGGGCTTCAGTTATATTTCAGTGGTTAGCTTAAACACAATGtggttcaaatattttaaattcttaaactaa
- the LOC123709093 gene encoding uncharacterized protein LOC123709093, with amino-acid sequence MPVTDFNLQSDKMKFLVFGLALLVAGASAFPEAQVSELQGRDFAGNVRSIIELLRQLIMDNNFDPFILERREREVVLLPYVNLQYLVEELEITGASNIVINKLDYSNIFSRFRYDLELPELAFSLGNAKINGLLLSRNLNSELAGSLKISGVRLAGEAYVTIDILAGGTINIDSLEARFDLAGLEAEIEVTVQENDLSERVNVFINERIPAWIKDNENDINRVLATVIRTVAQYLLNR; translated from the exons ATGCCGGTTACTGATTTTAACTTACAGTCAGACAAGATGAAATTCCTTGTATTCGGACTCGCTCTACTCGTCGCCGGAGCCTCGGCTTTCCCCGAAGCTCAGGTTTCTGAGCTCCAAG GGCGCGATTTTGCTGGCAACGTGAGAAGCATCATTGAGCTTCTTCGTCAGCTGATCATGGACAACAATTTTGACCCATTCATTCTAGAGCGCCGTGAACGCGAAGTAGTCTTGCTACC TTACGTAAACCTCCAATACTTGGTGGAAGAACTAGAGATCACTGGTGCCAGCAACATTGTAATCAACAAATTGGACTACTCTAACATCTTCAGCCGATTCCGTTACGACTTAGAACTCCCCGAGCTCGCATTCAGCCTCG GAAATGCCAAAATCAATGGTTTGTTGCTATCCCGAAACCTGAACTCCGAACTCGCTGGCTC CCTGAAGATCTCCGGAGTCCGTCTTGCCGGTGAAGCTTACGTGACGATTGACATTCTTGCTGGTGGTACCATCAACATTGACTCCCTCGAAGCTCGTTTTGACCTTGCAGGACTTGAG gCTGAAATTGAAGTCACCGTACAAGAAAACGATCTAAGTGAACGTGTTAACGTTTTCATCAACGAAAGAATCCCTGCCTGGATCAAGGACAACGag AATGACATAAACCGTGTCCTCGCAACTGTCATCAGGACCGTTGCTCAGTACCTCCTGAACCGTTGA